CCGGCACGATGGCCGGGGTGACAGTTCGGAGGCAATGAAAAAAGCAAGTCCGAGGGACTTGCTTTTGAAATTTAATGGATCCTGTCTTGCCATAACAAGAGGGAGGTGCCCAGTCATGCTTCGACTGTGCTCAGCACAAGGGCCGGGCATGACAATTCATTACTTCTTCGGGGTGATGAATTCAAGCCCACCCCGATGAGCGGGCAAGGTTTCTTGCGAAACCTCGCACTCGGATTTTTCTTGCGAAAAATCCTCACTACATGGTTAGGCTTTCGGTTTGATAAACTCAAGCCCACCCATGTACGGACGGAGGACTTCAGGAATCTTGAGCGAGCCGTCTTTCTGCTGGTAGTTGTCGCAGATGCCGACCATCACGCGCGGAGTGGCGAGGCCAGAGCCGTTAAGCGTGTGGAGGTAGACGTTCTTGCCGTTAATCTTGGTCTTGATGTTGGCGCGGCGTGCCTGGTAGTCTTCGAAGTTCGAGCAGGAGCTGACTTCGAGCCACTTCTTTTCGACCGGAGCGTAAACTTCGAGGTCGTAGCACTTGGCTGCACCGAAACCGAGGTCGCCCTTGCAGAGTGCGAGGCGGTGGTAGGGGAGGCCGAGCTTTTCGAGGAGCTTTTCACCGAAACGGGTGAGTTCTTCGTGGTCTTCGTAGCTGTGTTCCGGATGGGCGAAGTAGACCATTTCAACCTTGTTGAACTGGTGCAAGCGGAGGAGACCGCGGGTGTCCTTGCCATAGCTACCAGCTTCGCGGCGGAAGCATGCAGAGTAGGCGCAGATGCGCTTCGGAAGTTCGGATTCCGGAATCACTTCGCCGGCATAGAGGTTTGTGAGCGGGACTTCTGCTGTCGGGATGAGGAACAGGTCGTCGTCTTTGTCGCAGCGGTACATGTCTTCTTCGAACTTCGGGAGCTGACCCGTGCCGCGCATGGTGTTACGGGTAACGAGGTACGGCGGAGTGAATTCTTCGAAGCCGTTCTTCATGTGTTCGTCGAGGAAGAACTGGATGAGGGCGCGTTCGAGGCGAGAGCCGAGACCGCGGTAAACCGGGAAACCGGAACCGGAAATCTTGGCGCCACGTTCAAAGTCAAAAATGCCAAGGCGTTCGCCGAGAGTCTTGTGGTCAACGCGGGCGAAGTCATCGTTCTTGGTGTAGTAGTCAAACGGGATCGGGCCGTCTTTTTCGACAACGTTATCGCTGGAGTCCTTGCCTTCTGGAGAACGTGGAGCGATGTTCGGAACGTGCATGAGCATTTCGGTCTGCTTGTAGTCAAGTTCCTTGAGCTTCTTATCGAGTTCGTCAATCTTGTTGCCAAGTTCGCGTGTGGCGGCCTGGGCTTCGTCTGCATTTTCGCCCTTCTTCTTGAGTTCGCCAATGCGCTTGGACTGGGCGTTGCGTTCGCTCTTGAGGCGTTCGACTTCGGTGAGGAGCGGACGGCGTTCGTTATCGACGGCGAGCACGTCACGAAGGCTTACGGTCGTATATTTCTTTTCGGTTTCAGCAATATAATATTCCGGATTTTCACGGATCTTTTTGATATCAAGCATTTGATTGCCTCGGTTGAAAATTTTTACGCGGAAGAATATAGAAAAGTAGGAAGTAGGAAGTAGGAAGTAGGAAGTGAAAATTTAACGAAAACCAATGATTAATAACTTGCGACTAACAACTAATAGCATAGTTTTACAGGATCCTTCACTAAGCGCTAAATTCTACTAATTATTCTGTTGTTTGCGTTTACATCGGTAATTAAGCGGGACGTATTGTTCCGATATTTTTTGAATATACATTTTAAGTAGGGAAAGGATAAAAACGAAGGGTAAAACATGAAGGAATCAAGAGGAGTACATAATGAAATTTCCTTTATTGCTTTTAGTAGCCGCGTCGTTCTCTTTTGCCCAATGGGGTGGCGGTGGCGGAAAATCGCTAAACGACTATAAAAAAGAATCAGTGTCGGGCAGAGATATCCACGTGTATGCACCGAGCAATCTCGCGCCCAAGAGCCCTTTGCTCATTTCGTGCCATGGCATGGACCAAGACCCCAATTACCAACAGTCCAATACGCATTGGGAAGCGGTTGCCGATACGGCGGGCTTTGTCGTCGTGTATCCTAGAGGTGGAACAGGGATGAGTACCTGGGATATCAGCGGTGACAAGGATACGAAGTGGGTCGTACAAATTATCGAGCAGATGGTCAAGGAATATGACATTGATCCGAAGCGAGTTTATCTTTCTGGATTTTCGATGGGCGGTATGTTCACTTACCATGCCATGAGTAAAATTGCAGATAAAATAGCGGCATTTGCACCGACTTCTGGTACAAATGTGATGGGTGCGTCTAAAGCGATGCGTCCAGTCCCGATTATCCATCCGCATGGAACAAACGATGACGTGCTGAATTACAGCCAGGTTGAAGGGTTTCTTAAGAACTATCGCGACCAGTTCCATTGCCCGTCTCAGGCGGAAGTCCAGAATAACTATCCCAATTCCGAAAATTCGGGTGCAACGATGTATACTTGGGGCCCTTGCGATGAAGGCGTTTATATTAAACACCTTAAGCTTGAAGGCCGTGGCCATAGCCCTTCCAAGGCCGATGTTTCTGACATCTGGAATTTCGTGAAACAGTATTCTTTGGATGGTGCCTCGATTACACCGTCGATTGAAGTTCCTACAAACAGGGATTCCGTGTTTAATGGTTCTTTCTCAGATTCGCTCAAGCTTGCAGGCTGGACGCTCAACAACCACAGTGGCGAAGGCTCCTTGAAATTAACCGATGGCAAGGCCGAAATCAATGTGACCAAGACGGGTACGAATGCTTATGATGTACAAATGATTCAGAATGGCGTCCACTACGAAAAAGGTCAAAGCTACAAGGTGACTTTCGATGCCTATGCATCTGTGGCGAGAACGCTTGAAGTGAATATCGAAAAGGATACGGACCCGTGGACGAGTTACCTGGGCGAGGCGAAGACTTTTGACTTAGGGACTGAGAAAACGAGCTTTGAGATTCTGTTCACCATGAATGAAGCTACGGATGAAAATGGACGCGTTTCTTTCAATGCGGGCCTTGCTACGGGTAGCGTGTTCATTGACAATGTGGTGTTGAGCAAAGTCGAAGGTACGCTTGGTCTTGCGAAGAACGTGCGCGTGCTTACTGGCGAAAGAACGCTTAGCGTGTACGATATGAATGGCGCTTTTATATGTAATCTTAAGGGCGTGCGCGTGAATGACGTCCAGTCGAAATTGAATTCAATGAAGCTGGAAAAAGGCTTGTATGTTGTGAAAAACGGCTCCTTCAGCAGAATTTATTCTGTGAAGTAGTTAAGCGCTCGCAAAAAGCTTTTTGCAAAGTCCATGGCAATTTCTATGTCATGGACTTTTTTGCAATTGTGAATGTTTTGGGAGTGCGTTAAAAATGCGCGCAGTCCGTTTATACCTGTTCTGCTTTTTAGACGAGTGGTTCTGCGAGCAGTGCGAAGGGTTCGGCACCGGTGATGCGGACGCGGAGCGTTTTCCCGGCTGGGAAGGTGCCTTGTAATGCGACGGGGCGGTAGGCCTCGTTGCGGGCGATGGTGGTTCCGGCGCGGTAGCCGGGCTTTTCGGTGACAACGGTGCATTCGTCGCCAATCCATTCGCGGTTGTTCTCGAGAGCGATTTGCTGGAACGCTTCGGCGAGAATAGCTGAACGCTCGTGCTTGATATCGTCGGGGACCGCTTGGTTGGATGCTGTTTCGAGACGCGCGGCGACGGTGCCTGGGCGCGCGACAAAACGCGTGATGTTGCAGACGGTCGGGCGAGTTTCTTTCAAGAGCGTTAACGTGTCGTTGAAATCTGCGGCGGTTTCGCCGGGATAGCCGACGATAAGGTCGGTGCTGAGCGTGAATTTGCGGAATCGCTCGGTAAATGCGTGAGCGAGGGTCGCGTAGTCGCGTGCTGTGTGGCGGCGGTTCATCGCCTTGAGCACGTTTTCGCTGCCGCTTTGGACGGGAATGTGGATGAACTTGTAAATGCGGTCATCCGTGAAGCAATCTAGTAGCGCCTCCTGATAGCTGAGGACATGGCGCGGATTGCCCATGCCGAGGCGGATGCGGTAATTGCCGTTCACGTGTGTGAGGATTCTCTGCGTGAGTTCGGCGATATTCGTGCCGATGTCAAAGCCGTAGCAGGCGCAGTCTTGGCCGGTGAGCTGGATTTCGAGGCAACCGTCATCGACGAGCGCTTGGACTTGATCGACAATTGCGTTGGGTGCAAAGCTGTGGAGGCGGCCTTTGACGAGATGCGTGCTGCAGAAGGCGCATGCGTCGAGACAGCCTTCTTCGATGTTCACGATGCCGACGAACGGGGATTCGCGAAGGACATTGCGAGAGGCTTTATTGCTGTCGGGAGTGCGCGCGTTTATCTGGCTTGAGGGTGATTGCGCGGACTGGGTTGGTAATATTGCCGAATTTTCAAGTTCTTTTAGACTTGTGAATTGTACGTGTGGAACGGTGCGGAGCGCTTCTTCGCGGAAGTCCTTGGGGGCGCAACCCGTGATGTATATGGGAACGCCTGGAAATGTGCTCGCTGCTTTGCGCAGAAGCTTCATGGCGCCTGCATTGCCCTTGACCGTGCAAACGTTCAAGTAGAACGCTTCGGGCTTTTCTGTGCTGAAGTTCGCGGGATTCGCGGCGCTTGTGGAATTCTCGGCATTTACAAGATTCGCGGGCGTCTTGGAAGAAAAACTCGCTGCTCTTGTGGAATGCGCGGCCTTCGCTTCCGGAAACTCGAACGTGACTTCGGATTTTTGGGAGAGAATGCGCGCAATCTTTTCACCGTCACCGAAATTTGCGGCACAGCCCTGGCTTAAAACGACTATCATCTCTTGAATTTTTCCAGCGTGATGCCGGGGTAATAGTGCGTTAAAATCTGGATGTAGCTTTGGCCCGCCTGAGCGCGTGCGCGAGCGCCCATTTGGCAAAGCCCAACGCCATGCCCGAATCCCTTGCCTTTGAGAATCCATTCATTCCCGTTCTTGTGGATGCGGAAAAAACTGGAGGGGAGGATGGTGCCACCGCGCTTGAAAAGCCAGCGGATTTTGTCTGCTTTTGCTGTGAACGAGCCGTTATTCGTTTCGATGACGAGCGTGTGGATGCGACCGCTTTTGAGCGTGTCTTGAATGTGCATCGACTTGATGCTCGAAAAACTTGGGACGTTTGCTTTTGCTTCTTTTGCGTTTATCTGGAATAAATCGTGAAGTTCGTCTTCGGTAAATTCACGAGTCCATTCGGTGTAGTTGGATTCGCGGCACCACGGCGTTCCGTCGGGGCGGAGGTCGGGCTTGTTTTTGAGGTAGGGGTGGTCTGGGCGACCCCAGGTGACTACGCCTTCGGTTTCGCCACCGCAAGTGGAATGGTAATAGGCGGTGATGAATTCTCCGTTGTACGTCATCACGACGCCTTCGGTTTCGCGGACTGCTTTGTCTGTAAGTGCTGTGGCGCTGTGGAGGCCTTTGTAGACTTGGTCGCGTGTGTCGGCGTAAACGTCAAAGCCTTGTGCTGTGCGGCTACCGAAGTGCTTGTAGGCGTAGGTACGTGCGGCAACGGCTTGGGCCTTGAGCGCTTCGAACTTGGATTCGTCGAGTTTGCCGATTTCGTAAGGAACGACACCTCGCAAGTAGTCTTCAATGTCGATGACGTTGATGGCGTTTAGCTTGTTGCCATTGGCGGTGACGATAAATTCACCGTTGTAGCAGGCTTTATTGAGGCCTGCCTTGTCTGTTGCAATGGCAATGCAATCGCTTGCAGATGAACCCGTGGCCTTGAAAACGCGTCGGTCAGCGGTCTGCTGGCGCTTTGATTTTGTCTTGATTTTGAGTTTGCCTTTAGAGGCGGTGATGTGCAGTTCTTCGTTCTTTTGACGGATGAAAATGTTTGGCACACCGACAAAAACACCCACCTGGATAGGGCGGTTGAGCTCTTTCTTGATTTTTTGAGGAACGATGGTCTGCTCGGATACGCTATTTGCTTCGATTGGGCTATACTCAGAATTGCCGGCCGCAAGAGATGGGGTCGCCAAAGAGAGTGTCGTCAAAGCAACTGCTGAAAATATCCGGAGCAGGCCCATGGACCTTATTTCTTTTTGAGCTTCGCCTGGGTTTCTTTTGCCATCTTGCGGAGCTTGGACTGATTCAGCGTGCGGTCTGACGTCGAGATCTTATCGACAAAGAGGTCGCCGTTGAGGTGGTCGCATTCGTGCTGGATGCAGCGGGCGAACAGACCTTCGCAGTTATGAATTTCCTGGGCTTCGCCATTGATGTCAAAGAAACGCACTGTCACGCGGTCCGGACGGACAACGTTGCAGAAAATATCCGGGAGGGAGAGGCATCCTTCATCGTAATCGACGTTCTTGGCATCCGGTTCAGCTTCCCATTCGGGGTTGAACATGATGTAGGGGCGAGGATCTTCTTCGCCTGGGATGGCTGTGTCGATGACCACGAGACGGATGTTCTTGCCAATCTGCGGAGCGGCAAGGCCGCAGCCCGGAGCATCGTACATGGTTTCGAGCATGTCTTTTGCGAGCTGGCGGAGTTCCGGCGTGATTTCGGTGATGGGTTCGCACTTTTTGCGAAGCACCGGGTCACCGTAAATTCTGATGGGGAGAATGGCCATGATTACTTCTTTTCTTCGACCTTAGCGGAAGTGTCGTTGTTGATGACGCGGAGAATGGCTGCCTTTTCGAATTCGATGGTGGAGGTGCCAGTGCGGAGCGTGATGATGTTTTCTTCCATGCTAGCGATGGTGCCGATGATGCCTGCGGCTGTCATGACCTTGTCGCCCTTCTTGAGCTGCTTGCGCATTTCGTCCATCTGCTTCATTTCCTTCTGCTTCGGGCGGATGAAGAAGAGCCACATCACCACAAAGAGGAGGATGAGCGGGAGGAAGCTAGCGAGAGCACCCGGCTGTTCCGGCTGTGCGGCTGCGTCCTGAGCGAAAGCGGCGATGGAGGAAAGAGTCACGAGAAGTGCAGAGAGTTTCATATTGAACCTTGTAAAAGGGTGAATGTTTTATGCAATGAAAAATAGAAATTTAGACGAGAGACGAGAGACGATAGACGAGAGAAATGTCTCTTAAAAACATCTTTCGTCTGTAGGCGGGAAACGCCGTTCTTTCGTCTAACTACTGCCTACTGGCCAGTAATTAATTTTTTATCCAGCAGTGGATAGATTCGATTGAGTTCGAGCAGGTTTAGGAGCCTGTCGAAGTTGGCGCAATATTTTTCTTTGGGGAGCTCTTTGAGGAGCTGCTTTTGCAAAAGCGTTTCGAGGTTGCGCGGGGTGAGGCTCATTCCGTGCATGGTGCGCTTGGTCTGCTCAATCAAATCGTTCAAGTTTACAGCAACGAGACCGTCGGACTGGAGCTCGCCTTTGTCGCAGGCGGCTTTCACGAATGCGGTGAGGATTGCCTGGTCGGTAAGCGAAAGGATGTTCGGCGATGTGCTCTTGTAAATGGCACGATGGCGGAGCGTTTCGTAGAGAATCTTGATCAGTGGCTTGTTCTCTACAGATACGGATTCCGATTGCAAACGGACGAGCTTGAAGTCCTGTAAAATAATTAATAGTTTGTATGTTCCTAGTGCGGAAAGCTTTGAAAATTGAGCGATTTCGTCTTGTAGTGCGACTAAACTAATATCTTTTGCTGGCTCTCTCGAAAGCACGAACAACAGCGACGGGAAAGTTGTTATCAAGTCGCTTTTGCGCTTGTTCTCTTGCGCGATGTGATTGCGCTGCGTGAGGAACGCGAGAATAGACTTGAGCCAGATGGGTTGCTCTTTCATTGTGTTGTGCAAGGCGCTTTGTGGAATGACTTCGATTTCGCAGTCTTCTTCGGCGCGGACCGTGTATTCCATGGGTTCGCCTGCGATGAGGCTGAGTTCGCCAAACGTGGAACCGGGGCCGAAATTTTGGACTTGTGTGCCGTTTTGCTCGTCCTTAGAAGTTGCTGTAAGCGTACCGCTTTTGACGATGTAAAATGAATGGGTGAGGTCGCCTTGCAGGCAGAGATTTTCGCCTTCTCTCAAAATCATTTGACCGTCCCCTTGAGATTTGGCTCGTACTGCAAAGCCAATAAATAGTAATTTACTTTGTCAAAATTAAGGGAGAAAAGATGGTTCTCTTTTTCGATGAACCATTCAAATTGCTGCATCTGGAGCCAGTCTGTAACGCCAACTTCAAGGTTGTGTTCCTTGAATAAATTCATCCATGCGGAACCTTCTATGGTCGTGTCTGGCTCGAGAGTCGATAGCCAAACGAGACATCTCTTTTGCTGGAGCGTGAGCTTGAACGGAAGCCACGGAAGTTCAAGTTCTTGCGTCTTGAGGTAATCCGCAAAAATTTCGAGAAGGCGCGGATCAGGGATGGTAAGCGTCGAGCCATTGGCTTGCTGGATGAGCATCTTGCGACGGATAAGCGTCTTTAGCGCTTCGTTCGCGGCTGGGAACGGCGTTTTGGTAAGCCACGAGAATTCTTGCAACAGCAACTGCTTTTGCAAAATTTCGTCTTTGCTGTAGAATTTGCAGAATGAGGCGAGGCTTTCGAGCGGGTTTTCCGTCTTTGCTGCGCGGATGGACTCGTTGATGCGGCGCGTTTTGGCCGAAATCGCCTTGATAGCTGCCAAAAGCCAGACGGGGAGCGCCTTTAGCTCGGATTCCATGCACTCGTCATTGATGATGGTGATGGTGGAATCGGTGGTCGCCTGGAAAATATAGCGTACGGGTTCGCGTTCAAGCAGGGCGCCTACGCCCACGAGATTTCCGGGATGGATCTTGAAAACGACCTTGTTGTTCGCTTTTGGATCGAGTGCGACAAGCTCACCTTCGTTCAAAAGGATGATTTTCTTGTCTTCGTCCTGAGGTGAGGATACAACAAAACCCGCCTTCACGCGGAGTCGCGTGGGCGGGATAAGTCTTGGTTGCGAATTCCCCGTAATCATCGGGAAATAACCGCCTTCGAAGTCCGGCTAATTAAGCCTGGCGTTCTTCGATACGTGCAGCCTTACCGCGGAGGTCGCGCATGTAGTAAATGCGAGCCTGGTGAACCTTACCAGAGCGTTCGACAACGATGGAGTCGATGCGCGGGGAGTTGACCGGGAAGATACGTTCGACAGCGACTGCACCGGACATCTTGCGGACCGTGATGGACTTGCCGATGCCAGAGTTCTTCTGCTGAATAACGACGCCCTTGAACGGCTGGATACGTTCCTTGGTACCTTCGATAACCTTGACGTTAACGGTAACGGTATCGCCAGCACGGAATTCCGGAAGGTCGGTCTTCAAATTTTCGTTTTGGATTGCTTCAATGTTCAGGGACATAATGTGTACCTCGTTATTATTTGTCGCCAAATGTAGTATTTATTTCAAGATTTTTAAAGATGTCGGGGCGTCTTTCTTGCGTTCTTTTTAACGATTCTTGACGTCTCCACTCTGAAATGTTCTTGTGATGACCGGAAAGTAGCACCTCAGGCACCTTTTTTCCTTCGAATTCTTCGGGGCGGGTGTAGACAGGCCAGCCCAAAACGCCTTGCGCAAAAGAGTCCGTTTCACCGGATTCCTTGTGGCCCAGAGCCCCGTCTAGCAGTCGCACTACGGCGTCCGTGACGAGCATCGCCGGAAGTTCGCCTCCGCTTACGACGAAGTCCCCGATGGAAATTTCCATGTCGACCTCGGTCTGGCGGATGCGGTCATCGATTCCCTTGTAGTGTCCGCAGACAAGAACAAGGTGGTTTTCTTGAGAGAGTTCTTTGGCAATCTTGTGTGTGAAGGGGACGCCATCTGCCGTGAGGTAGATGACTTTTCCGCCATCTTCCTTGACTCCCGTGCTGCGAATGGCCTTCGCAAGCGGTTCGGGACGGAGTACCATGCCCGGTTCGCCACCGTACGGAACATCGTCCACCTGCCCGTAGGCGTTGATGGCGAAGTCTCGCAGATAGACTGTATTGAACTCAAACAAGCCTTTTGCCTGTGCGCGGCCCATGATTGAACTTTTCATCGGCGCGAACATTTCGGGGAAGATGGTGATGCAGTCGATCTTCATCGTTCCTCCGGGCAAACGGATTTTAAATAGTCGCTATCACAAACAATGAACTTTTCTTCGTCGTTGATTTCCTTGACGCAATCGTCAATCCAAGGGGCGAGGATGGACTTGCTGCTGAATTCAGATTGCACGGCAAGGTCGAACTTGATGAGGAACGCATCGACCGTCATCAGTTCTTGCACTTCGATGACTTCACCGACGTTGCGACCGTCTTCGGTGTGGACGCGGAAACCTTCCAGGTCGTCAAGATAGTATTCGCCTTCGGGGAGCGGGAGACGTTCGGATTCGGGAATCATGACGTCGCCATTGACGAGCGGGGAGAGTGCTTCTGGAGTGTCGAAACCCTTGAATTTCAAGAGCCAGAGGTTGTTTGCCTGCTTGGCATCTTCGAGGGTGAGTTCCAAAATTTCGCCATTCCTCTTTTGAACGCGCACGTCTTTAAGGCTCTTGCAGCGAGTCAGGTCGTGGGTCAGGGGCATCGCTTTGATGTAGCCTTTGACGCCATGCGCACGCATGAGCTGGCAGACGGTGATGTATTCTTGAGAGTCCATATTAGACGAGAGAGGAGAGACGAGAGAAAGTTATATTGTTATTAGTTGTTAGTCATTGGTCATTAGTTGAAGTTTGACACCTGCGGTGCGTTTTATAACTAAAAGCTAATGACTGTTGACTGCTGACTAGCAAGAAAAAAAAGTCCCGTGCGTGTGGCACGAGACTCTTTGTTAAAGGCGTAATTAAGCCTGTGCTTCTTCAGCGGCCGGAGCTTCAGCAGCTGCCTTGGCAGCCTTTTCAGCTTCGAGACGAGCCTGAGCCTTCGGGCTCAACTTGCGCTGCTTGGACTTGATTTCGCGAGCGACCGGAGCCTTGCCTTCGATGGAGCGGTTTGCCTTGAGGTCGTGGAACAAGTCAGAAATGCCAGTCTTCTTGAGGAGAGACTTGACAGTGTCAGACGGCTGTGCACCGACGGAGAGCCACTTGAGGACCTTTTCCTGTTCGAAGCGGATTTCCGGCTGCTTGAGGTTCGGGTTGAAGAAACCGACCTGTTCGATAAAGCTATCGTCGCGAGCCTTGCGGTTGTCGATGACGACGATGCGGTAGATCGGGTTGTGACGCTTGCCGAAGCGGGCGAGACGGATAACAGTTGCCATTTTATACCTCTTTATGGGGTTTTTCCCGAAATTTCGGGGTTTTAGTTCTTTTGATGCCAAATATAGCAAACTTGCTTTTGTGTGTAAAGGACGGCAATGAAAAAAAATCCGTCCTTTTCTTATAAATTAATTTGTTGAGCGGCGCGAAAATCTATAAAATTGCCGAAATTCATTCAAAAACGCCAAATTTGAGTCGACGGACTACCAATGTGTGATATACTTCAAACTTCTTACAATCTGTGGCTGAATTCCAGTTGTTTTTCGATTTTCTCCCCAAATAAAGAGTTATATTAAGTATGTATAATGATTTGAGGGGCCATTCTATGGATATGCAATTGACTTTTGAAGATGTTGCATCTGCACTTTCACTTGATTACGAGTGCGTATTCTTTGTCGATAACGAGACTAATCAGTATGCTATGTTTGCATTTCGAGGCAAGCATACCAAGCTAGAACTGACCGATACGCGAAATTTTTGGGCGGATACGAAGGTTAATATGGAAGCCGTCGTCTATCCCGAAGACAAACAGTCGTTCTCGGAGCATATCAACCGCGAAACGCTCTTGAAAGCGATTCAAGACGATAACGCTTTTAATTTCAAGTACCGTCTGCTGGTGGAAGGGGAACCCGTCTGGTTCCAGATGAAGGCTGTCCTTGGCCGTTCGCAGGGGCGGGAATATTTGATTATTGGTGTGACCAACATTGATAAGCAGGAACGTGAACGATTGGAATTGGAACAGAAGGCGTCCAAGAGCAAGGTTTACGGACAAATTGTGATGGCGCTTGCTGAGCGCTATGATGCCTTGTACATGGTGGATTTGGTGACAGACCATTTTGCACAGTACAAGAGCGAACGCTTGTTTTGTGAGTTGAGCATTACGGTTGAAGGCGATGACTTCTTCAATCAGCTGAAGAAGGATGCCATGCAGGTCATCTATAGTGAAGATATTCCTTTGATTACTGCCGCTTTAGAGCGAGAAGCTTTCTTGCGTGAACTCGATGAACATGGTGTGTTCTCAATGACGTACCGACTGAATAGCCCCAATGGTCCGATGTACGTGAATTTGGTGGCTGTCTATGCCGACAAGAATCATGTCGTTATCAGCGTGACCAACGTGGATGCGCAGGTGCGCCGTGAACAGAAAATCAGGGAAGAGGCGAGTGCCAATTATGAAAAGGCTTGCCACGATGATTTGACCGGCATCAGGAACAAGAACGCTTACAGTGAATTTGAAAAGAAATTGGATCAGCAAATCAAGTGCGGTAAGGATATTGAATTTGCGATTGCTCTTTGTGATGTGAACGGCCTCAAGACTGTAAACGATACGCAGGGACACAAGACGGGTGATATATACATTAGGGATGCGGCTAAGCTTATTTGCGAAACCTTTAAGCATAGCCCCGTATTCCGCGTGGGCGGTGATGAATTTGTTGTAGTTTTGCGTGGGTCTGATTTCACTAACCGCGAAGAGCTTTCACAGCAATTTTATGAAACCGTAAAGCGCAATGCCGAAGAAGACAAGGTTATTGTGGCTTGCGGCATTTCCGTGTACGACAAGGCTCACGACGAAAATACAGCCGCAGTCTTTGAACGCGCCGACGCCATGATGTACAGGAACAAGATGTCCCTCAAGGGTGGTCGCGACGAAATTATCAATACGATTATCAGAACCATCGGTGCGAGAATGAATATCTAGCGCCGAGCGTTCGATTATTTCTTCTTTTTCTTGTTCTTGTCTTTAGGCGGGGTGTAGTTCGAACCGATCGTACCGCCGTTGTTCTGGCGCTTGGCGAAATCGCCGACCTTCTTGAACATTTCCTTCATGCTTTCGTACTGCTTGAGGACTGCGTTCACGCGGGCGGCATCCGTGCCAGAACCCTTTGCGATACGGGCCTTGCGGCTACCGTCGATAATCTGCGGCTTCTTGCGTTCCTTCGGCGTCATGGAACTGAGCACTGCTTCCACATAGACCAACTGCTTTTCGTCAATCTGGTCGAGCGGGAGCTTGTTGAGTCCTGGGATGAGGCTCAAAATGTCCTT
The sequence above is a segment of the Fibrobacter sp. UBA4297 genome. Coding sequences within it:
- the serS gene encoding serine--tRNA ligase, whose product is MLDIKKIRENPEYYIAETEKKYTTVSLRDVLAVDNERRPLLTEVERLKSERNAQSKRIGELKKKGENADEAQAATRELGNKIDELDKKLKELDYKQTEMLMHVPNIAPRSPEGKDSSDNVVEKDGPIPFDYYTKNDDFARVDHKTLGERLGIFDFERGAKISGSGFPVYRGLGSRLERALIQFFLDEHMKNGFEEFTPPYLVTRNTMRGTGQLPKFEEDMYRCDKDDDLFLIPTAEVPLTNLYAGEVIPESELPKRICAYSACFRREAGSYGKDTRGLLRLHQFNKVEMVYFAHPEHSYEDHEELTRFGEKLLEKLGLPYHRLALCKGDLGFGAAKCYDLEVYAPVEKKWLEVSSCSNFEDYQARRANIKTKINGKNVYLHTLNGSGLATPRVMVGICDNYQQKDGSLKIPEVLRPYMGGLEFIKPKA
- a CDS encoding carbohydrate binding domain-containing protein, which gives rise to MKFPLLLLVAASFSFAQWGGGGGKSLNDYKKESVSGRDIHVYAPSNLAPKSPLLISCHGMDQDPNYQQSNTHWEAVADTAGFVVVYPRGGTGMSTWDISGDKDTKWVVQIIEQMVKEYDIDPKRVYLSGFSMGGMFTYHAMSKIADKIAAFAPTSGTNVMGASKAMRPVPIIHPHGTNDDVLNYSQVEGFLKNYRDQFHCPSQAEVQNNYPNSENSGATMYTWGPCDEGVYIKHLKLEGRGHSPSKADVSDIWNFVKQYSLDGASITPSIEVPTNRDSVFNGSFSDSLKLAGWTLNNHSGEGSLKLTDGKAEINVTKTGTNAYDVQMIQNGVHYEKGQSYKVTFDAYASVARTLEVNIEKDTDPWTSYLGEAKTFDLGTEKTSFEILFTMNEATDENGRVSFNAGLATGSVFIDNVVLSKVEGTLGLAKNVRVLTGERTLSVYDMNGAFICNLKGVRVNDVQSKLNSMKLEKGLYVVKNGSFSRIYSVK
- a CDS encoding MiaB/RimO family radical SAM methylthiotransferase translates to MIVVLSQGCAANFGDGEKIARILSQKSEVTFEFPEAKAAHSTRAASFSSKTPANLVNAENSTSAANPANFSTEKPEAFYLNVCTVKGNAGAMKLLRKAASTFPGVPIYITGCAPKDFREEALRTVPHVQFTSLKELENSAILPTQSAQSPSSQINARTPDSNKASRNVLRESPFVGIVNIEEGCLDACAFCSTHLVKGRLHSFAPNAIVDQVQALVDDGCLEIQLTGQDCACYGFDIGTNIAELTQRILTHVNGNYRIRLGMGNPRHVLSYQEALLDCFTDDRIYKFIHIPVQSGSENVLKAMNRRHTARDYATLAHAFTERFRKFTLSTDLIVGYPGETAADFNDTLTLLKETRPTVCNITRFVARPGTVAARLETASNQAVPDDIKHERSAILAEAFQQIALENNREWIGDECTVVTEKPGYRAGTTIARNEAYRPVALQGTFPAGKTLRVRITGAEPFALLAEPLV
- a CDS encoding SpoIID/LytB domain-containing protein, whose protein sequence is MTTLSLATPSLAAGNSEYSPIEANSVSEQTIVPQKIKKELNRPIQVGVFVGVPNIFIRQKNEELHITASKGKLKIKTKSKRQQTADRRVFKATGSSASDCIAIATDKAGLNKACYNGEFIVTANGNKLNAINVIDIEDYLRGVVPYEIGKLDESKFEALKAQAVAARTYAYKHFGSRTAQGFDVYADTRDQVYKGLHSATALTDKAVRETEGVVMTYNGEFITAYYHSTCGGETEGVVTWGRPDHPYLKNKPDLRPDGTPWCRESNYTEWTREFTEDELHDLFQINAKEAKANVPSFSSIKSMHIQDTLKSGRIHTLVIETNNGSFTAKADKIRWLFKRGGTILPSSFFRIHKNGNEWILKGKGFGHGVGLCQMGARARAQAGQSYIQILTHYYPGITLEKFKR
- the def gene encoding peptide deformylase; the encoded protein is MAILPIRIYGDPVLRKKCEPITEITPELRQLAKDMLETMYDAPGCGLAAPQIGKNIRLVVIDTAIPGEEDPRPYIMFNPEWEAEPDAKNVDYDEGCLSLPDIFCNVVRPDRVTVRFFDINGEAQEIHNCEGLFARCIQHECDHLNGDLFVDKISTSDRTLNQSKLRKMAKETQAKLKKK
- the yajC gene encoding preprotein translocase subunit YajC — encoded protein: MKLSALLVTLSSIAAFAQDAAAQPEQPGALASFLPLILLFVVMWLFFIRPKQKEMKQMDEMRKQLKKGDKVMTAAGIIGTIASMEENIITLRTGTSTIEFEKAAILRVINNDTSAKVEEKK
- a CDS encoding Crp/Fnr family transcriptional regulator gives rise to the protein MILREGENLCLQGDLTHSFYIVKSGTLTATSKDEQNGTQVQNFGPGSTFGELSLIAGEPMEYTVRAEEDCEIEVIPQSALHNTMKEQPIWLKSILAFLTQRNHIAQENKRKSDLITTFPSLLFVLSREPAKDISLVALQDEIAQFSKLSALGTYKLLIILQDFKLVRLQSESVSVENKPLIKILYETLRHRAIYKSTSPNILSLTDQAILTAFVKAACDKGELQSDGLVAVNLNDLIEQTKRTMHGMSLTPRNLETLLQKQLLKELPKEKYCANFDRLLNLLELNRIYPLLDKKLITGQ